The Bdellovibrio bacteriovorus DNA segment CAGGTTCGGGACAAAAATTTCTAAAGGGGTTTCGCGTAAGGTGGTCGAAGCTCTTCGTGAGCCTCACTACACGAACACAATCATCTTCGGTCCAGAACGTGACATCGCCCTTATCAAATTCGCAGGCAGCCTCCCTTCAGGCTATAGACCGATCCGTATTTTAAATGATTTTTCTGTTCTGACTGCGGGTAAGAAAATCATCGTTGCCGGATATGGTCGCAGTCTTCCAAAAATGAAAATGGGTGAAGGGACACTTCGCAAAACTCAGCTTAAAATCTTAAAGCCTTTCTACAGACAAGATGAAATCCAGTTCGACCAGTCCGATGATACCGGTAGTTGCCACGGTGACTCAGGCGGTCCTGCCTATACAAATGAAAATGGCGAACTGAAAGTTTTTGGCGTTACAAGCAAAGTTCGCACGACGAAGGAAAGACGTCATGTTTGCGATGGCACGGTGATCTACACTCGTATCGACTTCCATCTTCCGTGGATTGAAAAAGTCCTTCGAGATTTCGGATCTATTAACTAAACGAAAACACGTCCTTCAAAAAGAATTCTTGCGGTACGATAAAAGCTTCCACTCAAAGCCACGTACTGCGAGTTTCGTTCTTCCACCTTCGCATTCAAAGTTAATACACCTGAAGGCATGCCGATGCGGACTTCATCGAGGTTTTTATTTTCTAGTGTTTCATGAATCAGGCTTCCTGGAAGTTTCGCCGTGACGGCCGCACACAACGACACCGTTAAGGGCAAGGCCTTGTGAGGTTGTCCGCTGGCAATCACGCGCAAAGAAAAATCCATGTCGGGTGAGTACCGAGGAGCCACCAAACCTAAATAGGGAATGGCGATAGATTTTTTTGCTTCGTCAATACTTGCAGCAATGCCCATCGCCACGGAGGCCTCTAAGCGAATGCTTTCAAAGGATTTGAGAAGCTCTGGTTGATCAAGTTCCGCTGTGGACTCATCACCACGAAGGCCAAGGTCTGAGGCTTTTAAAAACACACAGGCATTCGCCGCATCAATCATTGAAACCTCCAATGACTTTCCATTGGATAATTTCAAAATGTCCCGTGTCTTGTGAGTCGGAAGAAGTTTTCCTGTTGTCGCTCCGCCTGGATCCTGAAACTCAAGACGAATCGGCGCGCCTGTTCCGCTGACTCCAGGAATCTCAAGATCTCCCGTGAAAGCCACTTCGCCATTTTTAACAGGGAAGTAGGCGTGAATCACTTTTTGAGTGTTTGTATTATAAATCCTCACGTGAGCTTCAGAGCTCGATGGCAAAACCCATTTCTTAAAAACAGCATAGGGCCCAACGGCTGAACTGATATTGCCGCAATTGCCTTTGTAGTCGACTTTTCTTTCCGTCACTGAAACTTGCGCGAAAGTATAGTCGACATCGGCATCATCACGCGAGGAGGGTTTCAGTATAGCCACTTTTGAGAGTGATGAAATGCCCCCACCCATGCCGTTAAGCTGTCTGCCGTAAGTATCGGGACTTCCTAGAGCGCTTAAAAAAATCTCGTCCCACTGGGCGCGATCTTTCGGTAAGTCGTCTTCATTAAAGATCAAGGCGCGGCTGGTGCCGCCCCTCATATAAGTGCAGGGAAAAGAAAGAAGAGACATAGAAGCCTTTACTTTACTCGCAGATTTTTGCCGTGAACATCGCGATAAGCCGGTAGGGCGCCTAAGGCAGTTGCTTCGTAAACTCCGCGAGCGACGGCGCGAGCTAAACAATCCGCAGCGACAAGGCCGATGCGATTCACGAGGTCTGCGCGTTCTTGAATGTCAGCGCCCCAGGTTCCCGTTGATGCCGCAAAAACAGTGTCACCATCAAATGGCGTGTGCACCGGGCGGATCGAGCGGGCATATCCATCTTGAGCCATGATCGCTACACGTTGCGATTCGGCTTTTGTCAGGCGAGCATTGGTGGCGACGACTCCGATAGTCGTATTTTCTCCGGCTTGATTTGTCAGACTGTCTAACGGCGAACCTGTCCACGCTTCTGCGGCTGAATTAAAATCGATGGCAGATGTTGGAATCGGTTGGCCGCCCATTTCATTCGCTTGTTCAAAAGGCCACGCCCAGAAAGAAGACTGGCCCGGCATCACCGCCGTACCCACGCAGTTGACGGCGACGATAGCGCCGATTTGTAAACCGTCACCAGAAACGGAAGAGGCACTTCCTAGTCCGCCTTTGAAAGGTCCTGCTTTGGCGCCGTAACCGGCTCCCGCGCAACCCAATTTAAAATCTAAAGACGCAGCATCAAGAGCGGCACGTCCCAGGTTCCAATAAGGGGATTTTTCTCCCCAGCCTTTATCGCCGCCATTGAGTAAGTCAAAAAGCACCGCACTTGGAACAATCGGAGCGCGAGCTGTTCCGATAGGAAATCCAATTCCGCGGGAGGCCAATGTATCTGTAACTGCAGAGGAAGCACCCAAGCCGAAAACAGAGCCACCGCTTAAGACGATAGCGTCCACACGATCCACGAGACAGCTTGGATTTAAGGCATCGGTGTCACGCGTACCCGGAGCACCACCGCGCACGTCAACCGCGGCCACTGCGGGATTATCAAACAGGATCACGGAAACACCACTCCAAGCTTTTTGATCTTCAGCTTGGCCGACGCGAATAGAGTCAACATCTGTAATGCGATTGCGAGCGCCGGGACGGAAGTTGTATTTCATCATCATACTCCTTGGTTGAGAGCTTTGATGCTAATGTCTACCCGGCGCAGGGATCAATCTAAAATTAGTTTGGAACGCGTAACTACCACCATGCTTCATTTTTATAATCGTCATTCACGGAGACGATTTGTCCAAGACGAGGTGTGACTAAGTTGATCCCTCTAGATACTGAAGCCTCTTGCAACTTCAAAATGGGATCATTCCAGGCATGAAACGCCAGGACAAACATGCCCCAGTGAACGGGAAAAAAGCGTTTCGCTTTCAGATCTACGTAAGCCTGCATGGATTCGTCAGGAAGCATGTGCACTTCCTTCCACTTTTCATTGTATTGACCACATTCTAGGAAAGCGATGTCGAAGGGACCGTATTTTTCACCGATTTCTTTAAAGTGGACGTCGTATCCAGAGTCTCCGCTAAAATAAACATTGTGCTTATCACTTCTTAACACCCACGAAGCCCAAAGAGTTTCATTATCCTTAAGGCCGGTGCGCCCTGAAAAGTGTTGAGCGGGTGTGGCGATAAATTCAATTCCATCCACGCTGTGTTTTTGCCACCAATCCAATTCCGTGATGCGCGAAGATTCAATACCCCAACCGACAAGGTGAGAGCTGACTCCCAAGGGAGTTAAGAATCGGGCCTTTTTATCTATGAAGAACTGAATGGAAGTCATGTCGAGATGATCATAGTGGTCATGTGAGATCACGATGTAATCAATCTCTGGCAAATCACTCAGATCTAAAACAGTTTTTTGGAATCGTTTTACCATGAAGGAAAAAGGCGCGGCACTTCCTGAAAAAACAGGATCCACTAAAATAATTTTGCCATCCATATTCAATAGAAACGTGGAGTGACCGAACCAGATTGTTTTTAAATGGTCCGAAGGTTTTAAGAATTCGGCCAAGTCTGGCTTCACTTCGGGAAGGGGCTGGGTCGGAGTGCGATTTTCCCCCTTGCTAAACCATTCTTTGAAAGTCGAAAAAGACATCGCGCGCTTGCGCATTTCTTTAATGGCTTCTTGCTGACGGTTGACGAAGACCTTTTCATTCTTATCGTAATTCGGCGATTGAGCGAATTTTTCTTGAAATTCTTTTCCGGGACGGGTTCCAAATGCAGCGCAGCCTACCATATAAAAGCCTCCTACAAAGGCAATAAACAAAGTGAGAAGAACGGACGCCGTTTTCATAAAACCTCACAAAGTAAACGGTTGTGTTTACTTTAGGGCGAATGCGGACTGTTTTCAACAGAAAAGTAAACGAAAGCGTTTACTTTCACAAAAACCCATGTAAAATCAGGGGTATGTTAAAAGAAGAAATCTCAAAGAAAATCAAGGACGCCGCCGTTGCCGAATTTATGAAGTGGGGATTGGATGCCGCTTCTATGGAAGACATTGCCAAGGGCGCTCAGGTCTCAAAACGAACTCTTTATAAGTATTATCCGACCAAAGAGGCGGTTTTTGATGACATGGTCTTAGAGCTGGTGGAGGTCGCTTGCGGAGGCCCTGCCATAGTCTATTCAAAAAATGAAAGTCTTGAATCACAAATAAAAGACCTCGTTGAAAAAAAAGCCGAGCTTCTGACTTCAGAAGAGTATTTAACAACAGCTCGCATCGTTTTAAGTGAAGTCATGAAGGGTAAAAAGCTGAGCGCAAAACATCTGGCGAAGTTCAATGAGTCGGAAACGAAATTCTTAAAATGGATTGAATCGGCTAAAAAGGATGGAAAAATCAAAGCGAAGATTTCGAATGAGGTTATTGCAGAGCAGATGCATGCTTTCATCAAAGGTCAGCTTTTCTATCCAGTGCTTTTTGGAATGAAGAAAGTGTCGGCTAACGACGTTAAGAACATTAAAAAGATGACAGTTGAGTTCTTCTTTAAGATGTTTTGTTAAATCTAGTTAGGTAAAATGCTATGAAATGGAAATCGGACCAAAAAATTCATATTGACCTAAAACCACCTGAGGGAAAGATCACTTGCGATTTCACCGATGAATTGGAAACAATCTCAGTTAGATCTTATGAGGTGACGGTGACGTACGGTGGGCCGCATGAAGAGGTGAAAACCTGCCGCGGAAAGATCACAGACTTTGTTACCGAAAATAAGATTGAATACATGGTGATGTCCGATGGCACCAAGATTCCACAAAACGCGATTCGACGGATTTCTTCGGAATAACTACTTCTTTTTCGCTGTCTTCTTTTTTGTGACTTTCTTGGGAGTGTTCTTAGCCAAGGCCTTCTTCTTCAGTTCCTTTTCTTTTTTTGCTAGACCTTGCACAAAGCTGCGCGCCTCGTCTTTTTCAGCCTGAGAGATCAGATTGAATTCTCTATTCGTGAGTGCTCCGATAAGCGCGTAGGCATAAATGCTGTGGCGATGTTTCGGATTCATTGCGATCAATTTTAGAAGGGTTTTCTTCCAACCTAGTTTAATGAACTGTTGCGGGGTTTTTATTCCCGCCTTCAGAAAATGTTTTTCGCTTTCCGCACCTAGGTTTTTTAGGTCGGAAATTTTCTTCGCGCGTTTCAGGACTTCCTCTGCAGGTTCGTCTGTAAACATACGTGGACGGGTGGTGTCCATCTTGTCGGGAATTCCGCGAAAAGGGTCTTTCTTGGTTTTTAATTTTGATTTGGGAATGCTTCCCCAAAAACTATGCGGACGTAATACTTGTTTAAGTACTTCGGTTGCAAGTTCGTCAAAATGCTCGGTGTGCACCGGAAGATAAAGCCACTTTGGTAAAATTGGATGAGGAATTAAAAATGGACAGCGTTGCAGAGCCTGTTCTTGAAACTCTTTATCCACCGGGAACATGCAGCCATTCCATAGATCGAAGTCGTACTTTTTTCCTTTGTAAGTGCGACTGCCGCCTTCGCTTTCAAAAATAAGAAGAACGGCTTTGTCCTCGATATAGTAAATAAAACCGCCGAACATCGCTTTTCTGCGATAATCGCCTTCAGGAAGTAAGCTCTCTATCCATTTCAGTTCTTGCGGTTCCTTTGCCATAAAGCAATTTTCAAATAAAATCGCCAAAGGGTCAAAGGGGTTTTTAAAGTGGTGGTGCTTCCGGTAAGCTCGTTAAGATTTGTTCCTGCTCTTTTTTCATTGGGCCGATCCAGGACTCTAATATTTCTTGATAGCGCGCGGATTTTTTTAGTTTAGCAAGGCCCACTTCAAATTTTTTTAATAGAAGACGGCCTTCGTCATTCTTGGCAAAGTGGACGAAAATTTCTTCTTCGGTTAGAAGTAGAAGGATCGAAAAATTGCGAAACTCTGGATTTTCTTTCAGCAGATAGTAGTACACGAATTCGTCGATAGCGATAAAGGAAACACGGTTGGCTTTAAGCATACGCAAGCTGTTATAGTCTGATGCCGTAAAAATTTTTTTTATCTTTTTATTTTCATCAAATTGCGGACCGAACGGAAAACCCGTAGGCAGGGCCACACTTCGACCTTCCAGATCGGTGACTTTACCAATCTTCTCGCGAGCGAGGGGTGATAAATTTGTGACGATGAGACCGCGGCTTTTAAATAAAGAATCTTTAGGAAAAAGAAAATCTTTATTCATCTCGGAACTGTGAGCGGAATTAAAACAAGCGGGGAATTTCCCGGCCGCCGTTAAAGCCAGGCATCTTGGATAAGGAACTTGCACCAGTTGCGGTTTTTCATCCACCAAACGAAAGGCTTCTTGCACCAGATCTACCGAAAGGCCCGCGGGCTTTCCCTGTTTTTTGAATGCAAACGGAGGCCATGAGTCCTCCACCATAATTTTTGGAATAGCGGCTTTACAGGTGGAGGAAAGAATCGCTAGGAACAAAAGAAAAATCAAAGTACGCATGCCCTTGTTTTCTAACAAGAGTGCGACAGAGTCTTCTTAAGACTCTGTAATATTAAAATTTCTGGCGAAATCACTTGGAACAGGCGCGATGAATTACTTTGTCCAAATCGCGCCGAATTTGCCTCCCGCTCCGTAAGACTGAACTTTCCACAAGCGATATCCCTGATTGCTCATCTCGTCGTACTTGCTTTGATAGACATCGCTTGTCATATCCACGACGGCGATCCATTCTCCGGGCATTTTCATCCAAACGCCTCCGAAGCGATCTCCCTTAGAAAAGGTGGCGGCTGTGAGAGATGTGCTTTTCCAACCTTGTAAAAGAAGTTCGCTGGATTTTGTTAAATACTGCTGATGATCCAGTCCATAGGTCATCTGAAATTCCAAACCATCTTGTACGAAAACCGCCGCGTGACGGCGAGTGCCTCCGACAGGATACGAGACGTAATCTTCCACTCGGAATCCTTGATTAGTCACCAGGTAATTGTACTTCGTTTGGAAGTCGGCATCGTTCATATTTGTAAACACATAGTAGGGAAGGCGGTCTGCATTCTTTTTCCACAAGGCAGTAAATCGCGGTTGTCCATTATGCACTTGAACTTGCAGTTCGCGAGGTAGCAGACCTTTAAGATCATAAGCGTGAATAGCTTTATTAAACTCGTTGGCACTCAACCAGCCTTCTGCGGCCCATGGAAAACCCACTTTATCATCAAAAGTGCCGGCTGCTTTTACGGAGCCCCCCGAGTTGTAAACACTCAGGCTTTGTAAACCCAACCCCATGTTCGTGTAATAGCCTTTGTAAAAATCTACAAGGCTCCAGCTGACATTGTGAAAATCAGGAAAGTAGGGGGCGAAGAATCGAGGGAAGTTGATTGTTTTTAGCGGAGCATAACAACCTGTGTTCATCTGGGCATAGACCGAGAACGGATCCAGAAAAACCCATTCAGTGGTATTTTTTGGACTGGGCACCGCTAACATAAAGTGCAGGTGGTTGTTGGCGCGCACAGAATCCATCGGTGTGCCGTCGTCATTCAGCCCCGTACCGACGCCGCCGGCGCCGGTGTTGCCGGATTTGCCGATGTACTGTCCAGTGCTAACCCAGTCGCCGACATTCACCGCGATGGCGTGAGATTCCTCACCCCAGTAAAGATTGCTGGTGTGAGTTTTTGTGTAACGCACATACTTTGCGAAACTGTCGGTGGCATTGGGATCTAAAGCGATGATGGCACTGGCGGCATTGATATCATGAGTGTATCCATTTCTTAAATGCATATACATGCTGCGATATTTCGATCCGTCTTTTGCCACGTGTTCGATGACGACAACATTGCCAAACCAGTTGTCCCAAATTTTTGTAACAACGCGCCCTGGAGCTACAGCCACGACATCAAAAGAAACATCCGTCCCGGCTTGAACAGAATCTCTCCAAGAATCAATTCCCGAATGTGCTTCACCGCTGTCGTAATACCAGCCTTGGATCAAAGAAACTTCATTGCCGTCAAAAGGCAAAAAGAAGGGGAGTTGTGGGTGCAGTTTTGCGGCCCAATTTCTGGCGGTGGTTTCGTTTGAAAAAACAGACTTGGGGCCTTTGTACGTCACTTCTTTATTGGCGACCGTATCCAAGATTTTATAGTTGCAGCAATCACTGGCGACGCGTGGGGAGGTACAAAGTCCCTTGTCATCCGGGAGGCTTTTATCGGGCGGCGCAGGGGGGCCTGGATCTGTGGCGACATGTTCGTCATGATCTTCGTAAAGACGGTCCGGGCCTTTATAGATTTTGACGTCATAGATGCCACGAAGATTTACTTTTTTTTCTGCGAAAGTCGAAGATGTCGAAAGAAGAAGAATGCAGACGATCAGGGCGTTTAGGGCTTTCATAGAGCTCCTCCTCCAAAATCAAAGATAGGAGGAGCTTCGCAAAGGCGTAAGGTCTAGTGTTGAGATACTTCCATATTAACCAAGGCGTGATCAATGGCACGAGCCCATTCTAAATTTTTCTTGTTGGCCATCCAACCTGAATTTTTAGAACGCTCTTCCATCAACTTATCTTTTGCGGCGGGATCATCGACAAAACTGAGGGCGCGTGTTGCCACAGCTTTCATTGTTTCATCATCTGATTTTAGAAGTTTCAAAATGTTTGGAATCGCTGGGGCTCCAGATTGACCTAAAGCTTGACTGCACCATTCGCGCACACCGTTTTCTTTGTCATGCACACAAGAACTGGCTGTTTCAAGAACGCTTTTACTGTCTTTCCATTCAACTTCAGCGAAGGCTCGCGCCGCTAACGATTTATCTGTTTGTTGCGGGGCAAAGATCTCCTTTTGCAACGCTGTCAATCCAACAGGTCCAAGACATTCTAGTGCTTTTACGGCAGGATCATCGGCTTCACCCGTTTTGATCGAGGCAACAATGACATTGATTTGTTCTTCATTGAAGTGACGTGCTTTTTCTGGCAAAGAGCACACCATGCTAATCGCGAGATCTTTTTCTGAACTTTCTACGGACAAGTTTGTCGCGACGAAATTATTAACGACGTCTTCTTTTTTTAATTCAGAAACTAAAATCTTTGAAGCCAGAGCACTGGTCTTCGGCGTGTCTAAAAGATTTGTCAGTCTTTTGCTAACCCAAGCACGCTCTTCTTCACCGAGCTTCAACATCACCAAAGAAGAAGCCTCAATGACGGGAAGGGGTTCTTTATCAGTAATGCGTTTCACTAAAAGATAGCCGATCTGTTTCACATTCGCTGCACCAAACTTCATCATTTGGCTGATCGCCGCTGCACGCACGACAGAGTTGGGATGTTTTAGCATAATGTCGGCAAGTTTTGGCAGTCCGACAACAGACTTCATCTCGGTGCACCCCACGGCCTTGATGGCCCAGTAAACCGAGTCGGCATCACCTTGCGCAGTTAAAGTTCTTTGCACGAGTTTATTTTTGTCGTTGCAGGATTCACCGGATTCGACGGCATTTTTAAGTTCGATAGCGATAGGGGAGGACGCTTGAATCGCGTGAGCTGATGTTGCCTCTTCCGAAGAGCTTGCCTGATCTGATTCTTCTGACGGAATCAGGGTTCTTTGAGAAAACGCAAAATCGGGCCGACTTTCGCGATAGGCTGTTGAAATCGTTCTTCCTAAGAATAAAGCCACAATTGGAACTAAAAGAAAAATGGGCCAGCTCAGGATAAACGCTGAGATACGGCTGAAAGCGACGCGTGAACACCACACAAGGACAGGACCCATCAGACTGCGGATGGCGAAGAAAAGACAGATCATAGAGACAACGGGAATCACCGCCGCCTGCCAAACGACTGGAGCCCAATCTGCTTTTCCCATTCCATAAATAATGTAAGCAAATGCAATGGCCACTGCCGCGCGAGCAAACCACCACCAAGGATTTGTTCTTAAGTAAGTGGGCAAAGAATGCGCAATCCAGATTCCTGCTTTTGTCAGAGTCCGGAAATTAAAATAAAGACAGATCGCGGCCCCCGCACCAATAAGTGCCAAGTAATATTCATAAACGAAGGGAAGAAAGCGAATGACAGTACCATCTAAAACCAAAGCCGCGA contains these protein-coding regions:
- a CDS encoding TetR/AcrR family transcriptional regulator, with the translated sequence MLKEEISKKIKDAAVAEFMKWGLDAASMEDIAKGAQVSKRTLYKYYPTKEAVFDDMVLELVEVACGGPAIVYSKNESLESQIKDLVEKKAELLTSEEYLTTARIVLSEVMKGKKLSAKHLAKFNESETKFLKWIESAKKDGKIKAKISNEVIAEQMHAFIKGQLFYPVLFGMKKVSANDVKNIKKMTVEFFFKMFC
- a CDS encoding M23 family metallopeptidase; the protein is MKALNALIVCILLLSTSSTFAEKKVNLRGIYDVKIYKGPDRLYEDHDEHVATDPGPPAPPDKSLPDDKGLCTSPRVASDCCNYKILDTVANKEVTYKGPKSVFSNETTARNWAAKLHPQLPFFLPFDGNEVSLIQGWYYDSGEAHSGIDSWRDSVQAGTDVSFDVVAVAPGRVVTKIWDNWFGNVVVIEHVAKDGSKYRSMYMHLRNGYTHDINAASAIIALDPNATDSFAKYVRYTKTHTSNLYWGEESHAIAVNVGDWVSTGQYIGKSGNTGAGGVGTGLNDDGTPMDSVRANNHLHFMLAVPSPKNTTEWVFLDPFSVYAQMNTGCYAPLKTINFPRFFAPYFPDFHNVSWSLVDFYKGYYTNMGLGLQSLSVYNSGGSVKAAGTFDDKVGFPWAAEGWLSANEFNKAIHAYDLKGLLPRELQVQVHNGQPRFTALWKKNADRLPYYVFTNMNDADFQTKYNYLVTNQGFRVEDYVSYPVGGTRRHAAVFVQDGLEFQMTYGLDHQQYLTKSSELLLQGWKSTSLTAATFSKGDRFGGVWMKMPGEWIAVVDMTSDVYQSKYDEMSNQGYRLWKVQSYGAGGKFGAIWTK
- a CDS encoding S1 family peptidase translates to MKTLAKLLVLLTMGLFVGCAPSADDGSVVISDASAGIFGGEKVDSDERMAQSTVGIYSTQKKAICTGTLIAKNVVLTAGHCLVGSKSDMEIRFGTKISKGVSRKVVEALREPHYTNTIIFGPERDIALIKFAGSLPSGYRPIRILNDFSVLTAGKKIIVAGYGRSLPKMKMGEGTLRKTQLKILKPFYRQDEIQFDQSDDTGSCHGDSGGPAYTNENGELKVFGVTSKVRTTKERRHVCDGTVIYTRIDFHLPWIEKVLRDFGSIN
- a CDS encoding 2-methylaconitate cis-trans isomerase PrpF family protein: MSLLSFPCTYMRGGTSRALIFNEDDLPKDRAQWDEIFLSALGSPDTYGRQLNGMGGGISSLSKVAILKPSSRDDADVDYTFAQVSVTERKVDYKGNCGNISSAVGPYAVFKKWVLPSSSEAHVRIYNTNTQKVIHAYFPVKNGEVAFTGDLEIPGVSGTGAPIRLEFQDPGGATTGKLLPTHKTRDILKLSNGKSLEVSMIDAANACVFLKASDLGLRGDESTAELDQPELLKSFESIRLEASVAMGIAASIDEAKKSIAIPYLGLVAPRYSPDMDFSLRVIASGQPHKALPLTVSLCAAVTAKLPGSLIHETLENKNLDEVRIGMPSGVLTLNAKVEERNSQYVALSGSFYRTARILFEGRVFV
- a CDS encoding substrate-binding periplasmic protein — its product is MRTLIFLLFLAILSSTCKAAIPKIMVEDSWPPFAFKKQGKPAGLSVDLVQEAFRLVDEKPQLVQVPYPRCLALTAAGKFPACFNSAHSSEMNKDFLFPKDSLFKSRGLIVTNLSPLAREKIGKVTDLEGRSVALPTGFPFGPQFDENKKIKKIFTASDYNSLRMLKANRVSFIAIDEFVYYYLLKENPEFRNFSILLLLTEEEIFVHFAKNDEGRLLLKKFEVGLAKLKKSARYQEILESWIGPMKKEQEQILTSLPEAPPL
- a CDS encoding TfoX/Sxy family DNA transformation protein gives rise to the protein MAKEPQELKWIESLLPEGDYRRKAMFGGFIYYIEDKAVLLIFESEGGSRTYKGKKYDFDLWNGCMFPVDKEFQEQALQRCPFLIPHPILPKWLYLPVHTEHFDELATEVLKQVLRPHSFWGSIPKSKLKTKKDPFRGIPDKMDTTRPRMFTDEPAEEVLKRAKKISDLKNLGAESEKHFLKAGIKTPQQFIKLGWKKTLLKLIAMNPKHRHSIYAYALIGALTNREFNLISQAEKDEARSFVQGLAKKEKELKKKALAKNTPKKVTKKKTAKKK
- a CDS encoding MBL fold metallo-hydrolase; this encodes MVGCAAFGTRPGKEFQEKFAQSPNYDKNEKVFVNRQQEAIKEMRKRAMSFSTFKEWFSKGENRTPTQPLPEVKPDLAEFLKPSDHLKTIWFGHSTFLLNMDGKIILVDPVFSGSAAPFSFMVKRFQKTVLDLSDLPEIDYIVISHDHYDHLDMTSIQFFIDKKARFLTPLGVSSHLVGWGIESSRITELDWWQKHSVDGIEFIATPAQHFSGRTGLKDNETLWASWVLRSDKHNVYFSGDSGYDVHFKEIGEKYGPFDIAFLECGQYNEKWKEVHMLPDESMQAYVDLKAKRFFPVHWGMFVLAFHAWNDPILKLQEASVSRGINLVTPRLGQIVSVNDDYKNEAWW
- a CDS encoding HEAT repeat domain-containing protein, translated to MKFNALRYLILPWFVLFCSIIAALVLDGTVIRFLPFVYEYYLALIGAGAAICLYFNFRTLTKAGIWIAHSLPTYLRTNPWWWFARAAVAIAFAYIIYGMGKADWAPVVWQAAVIPVVSMICLFFAIRSLMGPVLVWCSRVAFSRISAFILSWPIFLLVPIVALFLGRTISTAYRESRPDFAFSQRTLIPSEESDQASSSEEATSAHAIQASSPIAIELKNAVESGESCNDKNKLVQRTLTAQGDADSVYWAIKAVGCTEMKSVVGLPKLADIMLKHPNSVVRAAAISQMMKFGAANVKQIGYLLVKRITDKEPLPVIEASSLVMLKLGEEERAWVSKRLTNLLDTPKTSALASKILVSELKKEDVVNNFVATNLSVESSEKDLAISMVCSLPEKARHFNEEQINVIVASIKTGEADDPAVKALECLGPVGLTALQKEIFAPQQTDKSLAARAFAEVEWKDSKSVLETASSCVHDKENGVREWCSQALGQSGAPAIPNILKLLKSDDETMKAVATRALSFVDDPAAKDKLMEERSKNSGWMANKKNLEWARAIDHALVNMEVSQH
- a CDS encoding P1 family peptidase, which encodes MKYNFRPGARNRITDVDSIRVGQAEDQKAWSGVSVILFDNPAVAAVDVRGGAPGTRDTDALNPSCLVDRVDAIVLSGGSVFGLGASSAVTDTLASRGIGFPIGTARAPIVPSAVLFDLLNGGDKGWGEKSPYWNLGRAALDAASLDFKLGCAGAGYGAKAGPFKGGLGSASSVSGDGLQIGAIVAVNCVGTAVMPGQSSFWAWPFEQANEMGGQPIPTSAIDFNSAAEAWTGSPLDSLTNQAGENTTIGVVATNARLTKAESQRVAIMAQDGYARSIRPVHTPFDGDTVFAASTGTWGADIQERADLVNRIGLVAADCLARAVARGVYEATALGALPAYRDVHGKNLRVK